From a single Calothrix sp. NIES-2098 genomic region:
- a CDS encoding ABC transporter-related protein — MSTYPSLKKSYTQYRRRDNDWRLFLRLVPYARRSGKLLLLSMSLLVPIALANAVQPLLIGQAISLIRKEPSVYEFLRNRPLMQGLNIIEGLLLIAITIRLIFTGFQGYLVQKLGQQITAVIREDLFHHVTSLSVRFFDRTPVGKLITRLTSDVEALGDVFSTGAIGIVSDLFSMLVIIGLMFSLQWELASLLLVMLLPISLVVVYLQKEYRQANYKAREELSTLNSQLQENIVGINVVQLFRREKFNSELFRNTNKRYKQQIDKTIFYDSAVSAILEWISLVAIASVLVLGGWLLLGKSITFGILSAFVLYAQQLFDPLRNFAEKFTVIQAGFTAIERVTNILDEPIEIRDRYNSRISIYDAKFGYIDEVVANLESPEPNTLPQLGEIRFEHVWFAYKDDDYVIKDLDFTIHPGEKVALVGPTGAGKSSIIRLLCRLYEPTQGRILVDGIDIRDLPQAELRRYLAVILQEGFLFAGDVKSNISLGDKYTFAEIQQAAQQTNIDRFIELLPQGYDTQLRERGTNISSGQKQLLAFARAAIRNPQILVLDEATASLDVGTEALIQEALNQLLIGRTAIIIAHRLSTIRNVNRIFVLKRGELIEQGSHEELLQQGGMYATLHNLQMLGT; from the coding sequence ATGAGCACCTACCCATCCCTCAAAAAATCTTACACACAATACCGTCGGCGTGACAATGACTGGCGGTTATTTTTGCGCTTAGTACCTTACGCCCGTCGTAGTGGAAAACTGCTATTGCTGTCAATGTCCTTACTCGTACCGATCGCTTTAGCTAATGCTGTACAACCACTATTAATTGGGCAGGCTATATCGCTCATCCGCAAAGAACCCAGCGTTTATGAGTTTCTCAGGAATCGTCCTTTGATGCAAGGGCTAAATATCATCGAAGGATTGTTACTGATCGCTATTACTATCAGACTGATATTTACAGGTTTTCAAGGTTATCTCGTACAGAAGCTAGGACAACAAATCACTGCGGTGATTCGTGAGGATTTATTTCATCATGTAACATCTTTATCTGTACGTTTTTTCGATCGGACACCTGTTGGTAAATTAATTACCAGACTCACCAGCGATGTCGAAGCTTTAGGAGATGTATTTTCTACTGGGGCAATCGGCATTGTATCCGATTTGTTTTCTATGCTGGTGATTATCGGTTTGATGTTCTCTCTGCAATGGGAACTTGCATCTTTGTTGTTGGTGATGCTGTTACCCATCAGCTTGGTAGTTGTGTACTTGCAAAAAGAGTATCGCCAAGCGAATTACAAAGCACGAGAAGAACTTTCAACGCTGAACTCCCAACTGCAAGAAAATATCGTTGGAATTAACGTAGTGCAATTGTTCCGGCGAGAGAAGTTTAATAGTGAATTGTTCCGCAATACCAACAAGCGTTACAAACAGCAAATCGATAAAACCATCTTTTACGATTCAGCAGTTTCCGCCATTTTAGAGTGGATTAGCTTAGTTGCGATCGCATCTGTGTTAGTTCTAGGCGGTTGGTTGCTGCTGGGTAAAAGTATTACTTTTGGGATTTTATCGGCATTTGTTTTATATGCCCAACAGTTATTCGATCCTTTGCGGAATTTTGCAGAAAAATTCACGGTGATTCAAGCAGGTTTCACTGCTATTGAACGAGTCACCAACATTTTAGATGAACCGATAGAAATCCGCGATCGCTATAATTCTCGCATCTCCATTTATGATGCTAAATTCGGCTATATAGACGAGGTTGTTGCTAATTTAGAATCTCCAGAACCTAACACTTTACCTCAATTAGGAGAAATCCGTTTTGAGCATGTCTGGTTTGCTTACAAAGACGATGATTATGTAATCAAAGATTTAGATTTCACTATTCATCCAGGCGAAAAAGTAGCATTAGTTGGGCCTACAGGTGCAGGTAAAAGTTCCATCATTCGGCTGTTGTGTCGCCTCTACGAACCCACCCAAGGACGCATTCTCGTTGATGGTATAGATATTCGGGACTTACCACAAGCAGAATTACGGCGTTATTTGGCAGTAATTTTACAAGAAGGCTTTTTATTTGCAGGGGATGTTAAAAGTAATATCTCCTTAGGAGACAAATATACTTTTGCAGAAATTCAACAAGCAGCACAACAAACTAATATCGATCGGTTTATTGAACTATTACCTCAAGGTTATGACACTCAATTGCGAGAAAGAGGTACAAATATTTCTAGCGGACAAAAGCAACTTTTAGCCTTTGCACGGGCTGCTATTCGCAATCCCCAAATTTTGGTCTTGGATGAAGCTACAGCTAGCTTAGATGTAGGCACAGAAGCTTTAATTCAAGAAGCATTAAACCAGCTTTTGATAGGACGTACTGCAATTATTATTGCTCACCGTTTATCGACAATTCGTAATGTCAATCGCATTTTTGTCTTAAAGCGAGGCGAACTGATAGAACAAGGAAGTCATGAAGAATTACTCCAACAAGGAGGAATGTATGCGACGTTGCATAACTTACAAATGTTAGGAACTTAA